From Megalobrama amblycephala isolate DHTTF-2021 linkage group LG8, ASM1881202v1, whole genome shotgun sequence, the proteins below share one genomic window:
- the tspo gene encoding translocator protein, with translation MWIPMLSLTALPHVGGIFGGLITRREVKTWYTTLNKPSWRPPNAAFPVVWTTLYTGMGYGSYLVWKELGGFTQDAMVPLGLYGLQLALNWAWTPIFFGAHKIKLALIELLMLSGTVAATMVSWYPISRTATLLMVPYMAWLCVATSLNYCIWRDNPDPKKDD, from the exons ATGTGGATTCCTATGCTGAGTTTGACTGCCCTGCCACATGTTGGTGGGATATTTGGAGGTCTCATCACACGGAGGGAGGTGAAGACATGGTACACCACACTCAATAAACCCTCATGGAGGCCACCTAATGCTGCCTTTCCAGTGGTGTGGACCACTCTCTACACTGGCATGGG ctaTGGTTCATACCTTGTGTGGAAAGAGCTCGGAGGCTTCACCCAGGATGCAATGGTGCCGCTGGGGCTCTATGGGTTGCAGCTGGCACTTAATTGGGCCTGGACCCCCATCTTCTTTGGAGCACACAAGATTAAACTG GCACTGATAGAGCTATTGATGCTGAGTGGCACAGTGGCAGCAACAATGGTGTCTTGGTATCCCATCAGCCGCACTGCAACACTGCTCATGGTCCCATACATGGCCTGGCTCTGCGTTGCTACCAGCCTCAACTACTGCATTTGGAGAGACAATCCAGATCCTAAAAAAGACGACTAA
- the frs3 gene encoding fibroblast growth factor receptor substrate 2 has product MGSCWSCLYRDAIQDNHLNKFKVTNVDDEGNELGSGTMELTQTELILHTRKRDAIRWPYLCLRRYGYDSNLFSFESGRRCQTGQGIFAFKCSRAEEIFNLLQELMQCNSINVVEEPMIMTRPGHAPEMDMPRTPQTPNTPAFPMQGFPNGYPGYPISADSSQPSLTNDHRHSLMGLDDQTHTYVNTVGMETDLSSRHCVHSLPEVRPTTYPETSTTTTIRGGPVPGQPSLHCCPMDDPHKDPQVFLQPGAQEVKFMLGPTPAQRHLMERDRDRHVTHPLRAPDGSSETEGEETPSVHMCNTHSYHHCHHLMHRHPSMEPCSESQLTYENINGLRGARRQRLSPSTVSQSQSLGSSSSSSTTGDSRTHTHPHSLPLTHTHASSLPPQAYGCDRGMGVGGHRRTALLNYENLPSLPPVWEYRALQREEEEDQDEDEDEDEYEEEEEEEYDEYEYSEGPATPNGYHQESGGGGGIHRDALQNYVNTEQLQPPTRLRHACPPPHPHPPERANRVFNFDFRRQRAGRGSTTCEQHSRHPPPPPSRQLNYIQVDLEGEPSGCSGHGGGGPVPQRPPPLKRGMAAAAAAPSSRRGECYAVIDLKKTAAMSNLQKALPRDDGTSRKTRHNSTDLPL; this is encoded by the exons ATGGGGAGCTGCTGGAGCTGTCTATACAGAGACGCTATCCAAGACAACCATCTCAACAAATTCAAG GTGACTAATGTGGACGATGAGGGAAATGAGTTGGGCTCAGGAACCATGGAGCTCACACAGACAGAGCTCATTCTGCACACACGCAAACGTGACGCCATTCGGTGGCCATACCTTTGCCTGCGTCGGTACGGTTACGATTCCAACCTCTTCTCTTTCGAGAGTGGCCGTCGTTGTCAGACAGGACAAG GGATCTTTGCATTCAAGTGCTCTCGTGCAGAAGAGATCTTCAACCTGCTGCAGGAGTTGATGCAATGTAACAGCATCAATGTGGTGGAAGAGCCCATGATCATGACCCGACCCGGGCACGCACCAGAAATGGACATGCCTCGAACTCCACAGACACCCAATA CCCCTGCATTCCCGATGCAGGGTTTTCCTAATGGATACCCAGGATACCCAATCAGTGCAGACTCATCGCAGCCCTCTCTCACCAACGACCACAGACACAGCCTCATGGGACTGGATGACCAA ACCCATACATATGTGAATACAGTGGGAATGGAAACTGACCTCTCGAGCCGCCACTGTGTCCACTCCCTGCCCGAAGTGCGGCCCACCACCTACCCGGAAACCTCAACGACCACCACCATACGTGGGGGCCCAGTCCCAGGCCAACCCAGCTTGCACTGCTGCCCCATGGACGACCCTCACAAAGACCCTCAGGTCTTCCTCCAACCTGGAGCCCAGGAGGTGAAGTTCATGTTGGGTCCGACCccagcacagcgccacctgatggagagagacagagaccGCCACGTCACTCACCCGCTTCGAGCACCGGACGGCAGCTCCGAAACAGAAGGAGAGGAGACTCCGTCCGTACACATGTGCAACACACACTCCTATCACCATTGCCATCATCTAATGCACCGACACCCGAGCATGGAGCCTTGCTCAGAAAGCCAGCTGACATATGAGAATATCAACGGACTCCGAGGGGCACGTAGGCAAAGGCTAAGTCCGAGCACTGTGTCCCAATCTCAGTCTTTGGGCTCCAGTAGCAGTAGCAGCACCACAGGTGATTCCCGCACACACACGCATCCACACTCCCTCCCGCTGACGCACACACACGCTTCCTCACTGCCTCCGCAAGCATACGGCTGTGACCGGGGAATGGGGGTCGGTGGTCATCGGCGCACTGCGTTGCTCAACTATGAGAACCTTCCGTCGCTCCCCCCGGTTTGGGAATACCGTGCGCTTCAGCGTGAGGAAGAAGAGGATCAGGATGAAGATGAGGATGAGGACGAGtatgaggaggaagaggaagaagaataTGATGAGTACGAGTATTCCGAAGGGCCCGCAACCCCAAACGGATATCATCAGGAGAGTGGCGGCGGCGGTGGGATTCATCGCGACGCTCTGCAGAACTATGTCAACACTGAACAG CTACAGCCTCCAACACGTCTTCGTCACGCTTGCCCTCCTCCTCACCCTCACCCACCCGAGAGGGCCAATCGGGTTTTCAACTTTGACTTCAGACGTCAGCGAGCGGGACGTGGCAGCACCACCTGCGAGCAGCATAGCCGTCACCCGCCTCCTCCTCCCTCTCGCCAGCTCAACTACATCCAGGTGGACCTGGAGGGTGAGCCCTCTGGTTGCTCGGGACACGGAGGAGGGGGTCCGGTACCACAGAGACCTCCTCCCCTCAAACGAGGCATGGCTGCCGCCGCAGCGGCTCCATCTTCCCGTCGTGGAGAATGCTACGCCGTGATTGACCTAAAGAAGACAGCAGCTATGTCCAACCTACAGAAGGCTCTCCCTCGGGATGACGGCACCTCACGGAAGACACGCCACAACAGCACCGACTTGCCTCTgtga
- the tomm6 gene encoding mitochondrial import receptor subunit TOM6 homolog: MSGKKADGQSGGVMGWISSACRFAADRNDFRRNLLVNLGLFAAGVWVARNLSDFDLMSPQPVT; this comes from the exons ATGAGCGGAAAGAAAGCAGATGGGCAATCGGGTGGTGTGATGGGCTGGATAAGCTCAGCTTGCCGTTTTGCAGCGGACAGAAATGACTTCAGAAG GAATCTCCTTGTAAACCTGGGTTTATTTGCAGCGGGTGTTTGGGTCGcaagaaacctctcagatttcgaCTTAATGTCTCCTCAGCCAGTCACGTAA
- the LOC125273781 gene encoding ubiquinol-cytochrome-c reductase complex assembly factor 2, producing MSATRYRRFLKLCEEWPKDESKKGRDLGTFLRQRVASAFREGENTQISDPEKCDQMYESLARINSNVYKEKFPRAKDTSFTGVTVEECRILLATGNMQQTDEEKKGLWKTLMERFSSKPEDGPPEKAEK from the exons ATGTCTGCCACCAGATACCGTCGATTTCTAAAGCTATGCGAGGAATGGCCAAAGGACGAGTCAAAGAAAGGGCGAGATTTGGGAACATTTTTACGCCAAAGAGTCGCTAGTGCTTTCCGAGAAGGAGAAAATACACAG ATTTCAGACCCAGAGAAATGTGACCAGATGTACGAAAGTCTGGCTCGCATCAATAGTAATGTGTACAAAGAAAAG TTTCCTCGTGCGAAAGATACAAGTTTTACAGGTGTGACAGTGGAAGAATGCCGAATACTGTTGGCAACAG GAAACATGCAGCAAACAGATGAGGAGAAGAAGGGATTGTGGAAGACACTTATGGAGCGCTTCTCCTCCAAACCTGAAGATGGACCCCCtgaaaaagctgaaaaataa
- the LOC125273771 gene encoding uncharacterized protein LOC125273771, with protein sequence MNSYDCSQSGPEDEQPSNIPPPHIGLNNGSSMARQYFMPPPCPPPPPPSPEYRDEVESTSYNKALPRSDAIETQCGVITPENLIWDPPNLQELGPLKFVGVYNLPPAFWPASLMDRVKYLGNNVDGTNRADDSSTITNLSSSVPHNMSEELLENLDCAIPEDIFKIPDLTFDAHNGRGRGQASAGVMEAAATDSEELLPYFTGSRKRKRAIYSDNELSPATAESFEML encoded by the exons atgaATTCATATGATTGTTCCCAGTCCGGGCCAGAGGATGAGCAGCCTTCTAACATTCCACCACCTCATATAGGCCTGAATAATG gATCCTCCATGGCTCGCCAATACTTCATGCCACCTCCATGCCCACCTCCACCTCCTCCCTCACCGGAATACAGAGATGAGGTTGAATCTACCAGCTACAATAAGGCCCTTCCAAGATCTGATGCGATTGAGACCCAATGTGGTGTTATCACACCTGAAA ATCTGATCTGGGATCCTCCAAATCTGCAGGAGCTTGGTCCATTGAAATTCGTTGGTGTTTACAACCTTCCACCAGCCTTCTGGCCTGCCAGCTTAATGGATAGGGTGAAGTATCTTGGCAATAATGTGGATGGGACAAACAGAGCTGATGACAGCAGCACCATAACAAATCTATCCTCCTCTGTGCCACATAATATGAGTGAGGAGCTTCTTGAGAATTTGGATTGTGCAATACCTGAGGATATCTTTAAAATACCAGACCTCACTTTTGATGCACACAatggaagaggaagaggacaAGCATCAGCTGGTGTCATGGAAGCTGCAGCCACTGATTCTGAGGAACTTCTGCCTTATTTCACAGGCTCACGAAAGAGAAAGAGGGCTATTTACTCTGACAATGAGTTATCTCCTGCTACTGCTGAGAGTTTTGAGATGCTTTGA